A genomic region of Longimicrobiaceae bacterium contains the following coding sequences:
- a CDS encoding DEAD/DEAH box helicase family protein has translation MTDRHMSGSWGDAAASRGTASPAVLRTWQREAVHTWVSMQRPRDFLAEATPGAGKTTFALHLVAQADSSRLAERDTLCVVCPTSHLRKQWQAAACRHGIELCTEITGGELHSGFRGAALTYQQVLADPERYRRAVGTGWIILDECHHAGEGKSWADALQHAFGGARHRLSLSGTAFRSDAARIPFIRYDEDGVSVADYRYPYGQALGDGVVRPIFFVSFGGDTAWYKGGRMRRAGFGEVISREDSAARLRTALDPAGGWMRHALSRAHQRLLEVRSAGHPDAGALVVCMDQVHARRVADFIETLTDVAPAVALSDDPGASAVIARFAAGREPWIVAVRQVSEGTDIPRLRVGVWATNASTELFFRQVVGRLVRIVSGLREQHAYLYLPADPALLRHARALAEERSHHLREGPTASDPDQRTATLAAGEADFRALGSTAAEAEIVFGSHVVAPAEIARAKAVAEQCGLSLEDPLAFAFALREAAGPGCGSDVPLEAKRRALRTLLTRRVREFCGRTGTSHRDAYARLKQRAGRPVGRLNEAWLGTHIRTVEGWVAREPSIGGGNQVEREGSS, from the coding sequence ATGACCGACCGACACATGAGCGGCTCGTGGGGCGACGCAGCGGCATCGCGAGGGACCGCGTCCCCCGCGGTGCTCCGGACCTGGCAGCGCGAGGCGGTGCACACGTGGGTGAGCATGCAACGGCCGCGGGACTTCCTGGCGGAAGCCACGCCAGGGGCAGGTAAGACAACTTTCGCGCTCCATCTTGTCGCGCAGGCGGACTCCTCGCGTCTGGCCGAGCGAGACACACTTTGCGTCGTCTGCCCCACCTCGCACCTGCGAAAGCAGTGGCAGGCCGCCGCCTGCCGCCACGGAATCGAGCTCTGCACGGAGATCACCGGCGGCGAACTGCACTCCGGCTTTCGCGGGGCCGCGCTCACTTACCAGCAGGTGCTCGCGGATCCCGAACGCTACCGTCGTGCGGTGGGCACGGGCTGGATCATTCTCGATGAGTGCCATCACGCTGGGGAAGGGAAGAGCTGGGCGGATGCGCTGCAGCATGCCTTCGGCGGAGCCCGGCATCGGCTCTCCCTCTCCGGCACGGCGTTCCGCAGCGACGCGGCGCGCATCCCGTTCATCCGCTACGACGAGGACGGTGTCTCGGTGGCGGACTACCGGTATCCGTACGGGCAGGCCCTTGGAGACGGGGTTGTCCGTCCGATCTTCTTCGTGAGCTTTGGTGGGGATACCGCGTGGTACAAGGGCGGGCGTATGCGGAGGGCTGGGTTTGGGGAGGTGATTTCGCGGGAAGACTCTGCGGCGCGGCTGCGCACCGCGCTTGACCCTGCTGGGGGATGGATGCGGCACGCATTGTCGCGCGCTCACCAGCGCCTCCTCGAGGTTCGCAGTGCCGGGCATCCTGACGCTGGGGCGCTCGTGGTCTGCATGGACCAGGTGCACGCGCGCAGGGTCGCGGACTTTATCGAGACGCTGACCGATGTCGCGCCGGCCGTGGCGCTCTCGGACGACCCCGGCGCCTCCGCCGTGATCGCCCGCTTCGCAGCGGGGCGTGAACCGTGGATCGTCGCCGTCCGCCAAGTCAGCGAAGGTACGGACATTCCGCGGCTGCGCGTGGGAGTGTGGGCCACGAACGCCAGCACCGAGCTGTTCTTCCGCCAGGTCGTCGGCCGCCTCGTGCGCATCGTGAGCGGGCTTCGCGAGCAGCACGCGTACCTTTACCTCCCCGCCGACCCCGCACTCCTTCGGCATGCACGCGCTCTAGCGGAGGAACGCTCACACCACCTGCGGGAGGGGCCGACGGCGAGCGATCCTGATCAGCGAACCGCCACGCTTGCGGCCGGGGAAGCCGACTTCCGCGCCCTCGGCTCCACCGCCGCCGAAGCCGAGATCGTGTTCGGCTCGCACGTCGTCGCGCCGGCGGAGATCGCCCGCGCGAAAGCAGTGGCGGAGCAGTGCGGCCTCAGCTTGGAGGATCCGCTGGCCTTCGCATTTGCGCTTCGCGAAGCCGCGGGGCCCGGGTGCGGGAGCGATGTCCCGCTGGAGGCGAAGCGGCGCGCCTTGCGCACGCTGCTCACGCGTCGAGTCCGCGAGTTCTGCGGCCGCACCGGCACCTCTCACCGCGACGCGTACGCCCGCCTGAAGCAGCGTGCCGGCCGGCCGGTCGGCCGACTCAACGAGGCGTGGCTGGGTACTCACATCCGCACTGTCGAAGGCTGGGTTGCACGTGAGCCGTCGATAGGCGGTGGCAATCAGGTTGAACGAGAGGGCAGCTCATGA